TATATGTGTTCTCTCCACGCTCCATCAGACATGCAAACCAGCCATCTTCAATGTAGGTCAGGTCAGAGTAACCACTGGGTCCCTTGTTAATGATCCAGGGTTGGCTCCATACCAGATTAAAATTTTCAATTGATCTCACTGGGGAAGTGCTCATATACACTCCCAAATCAAGTCTTTCCCAATCTGACTTCTGCGATGTTGGGTGCGAAAAAAGCAGCCACATTTCCTGACTGGTGTTTGCATCTCCAGACTGAGCTGGGAAGGAAATCACACTCCCATGGCAACCTTTATTTAGTTCCGTAAGGGGTGTAACAGTTGTGAGTGTACGGAAACCACTCTTATCTATCTTAGCTTGGACTCGATGGCCTCCATAAGTGCGAGCATTGCAGTAGATCAAGCTGTCTCTTCTGCTGCTATCCACAATCTCAGTCATCTGACATTCCGTTGATGTTTCAGACAGCATTTCCTCACATTTCCATGTTCGACCATAATCATCACTATAAAAGCAGAAAGCATGTGGAATCGGTCTTTCATTTTCTGGACCTGTGTAAGCATAAGCTGGAACAATCATTCTACCGGCCTTAGTTTGAATGCCGTGGCCCGGTCCAATAGCAAACGTAGACCAGTTTTTAAACACAGGCACCAAGTTGGTCACCTCAGTGAATTCACTCCACTTCTcctcattcttcttctttgtcatGTAGCACAGACGGGCCTTGTTCTGGTGATGCTGTAGCTGCCATGACTCTGTCTCATTGACATAGATGAAGAAAAGGAAcagtgtctctgtgtgtttttcataCACAACACAGGGGTTCATTGGACGATATCCACAGGTGCACTTCCTCATTAGTTCTTTAGGCTTTGACCACTGAAAAAGATCAATTAGATATGATTTAGAACTTAATGTGAAACAATACATACAGGAtgtgacatatttatttaatgtcttaGGTTGTGTTCTGTTGTAATAGCAGCTTCACATATGTAGGAGACattcgtgtttttttttcatgtttatctCCACTCCCTTTCTGTCCCTCTTCTGAGAATGTCGGAAGAGGGACAGAGTTATAATGATGGTATGTTGATTTAAGTTCCATTAGTTATATAACTAATAAGTTATATAACTAATGGAAGTCAAAATCGTAAGCAGTCTGATGATTCTTGATAACTGAAGAAGTGAAAGCTACAAATATCAATAATGAATTAATATCAAATAATGACCTCAGTAATGGGAAGTAATGTACAAAGTAAGTCTTTGTcatttaaatgatgttttgttttcaaatatgttttgtctGTATAAGATGTATTTATTGGTAAGATAAGGAACAGAAGGCGACTCAGGCGTG
The sequence above is a segment of the Gambusia affinis linkage group LG17, SWU_Gaff_1.0, whole genome shotgun sequence genome. Coding sequences within it:
- the LOC122819692 gene encoding sialidase-4-like isoform X1, translating into MGKNNSKTDKQRINKHTIFKSKGGEVFRIPAIYYDENAKTLFAFAEKRTSTTDSDAVALVLSTGKLNIKKEVTWSKPKELMRKCTCGYRPMNPCVVYEKHTETLFLFFIYVNETESWQLQHHQNKARLCYMTKKKNEEKWSEFTEVTNLVPVFKNWSTFAIGPGHGIQTKAGRMIVPAYAYTGPENERPIPHAFCFYSDDYGRTWKCEEMLSETSTECQMTEIVDSSRRDSLIYCNARTYGGHRVQAKIDKSGFRTLTTVTPLTELNKGCHGSVISFPAQSGDANTSQEMWLLFSHPTSQKSDWERLDLGVYMSTSPVRSIENFNLVWSQPWIINKGPSGYSDLTYIEDGWFACLMERGENTYTEEIVCQVFSYNEILKSLPEFRA
- the LOC122819692 gene encoding sialidase-2-like isoform X2, with product MGKNNSKTDKQRINKHTIFKSKGGEVFRIPAIYYDENAKTLFAFAEKRTSTTDSDAVALVLSTGKLNIKKEVTWSKPKELMRKCTCGYRPMNPCVVYEKHTETLFLFFIYVNETESWQLQHHQNKARLCYMTKKKNEEKWSEFTE